A window of Larus michahellis unplaced genomic scaffold, bLarMic1.1 SCAFFOLD_356, whole genome shotgun sequence genomic DNA:
TGGCCCCACTCTCCCCCAGTGTGGCCCAGTTTGACCCCATGCTCTCCCAGTTTGGCCCCGCTCTCGCCCAGTTTGACCCTGTGCTCTCCCAGTTTGGCCCAAtttggccccgctctcccccagtttggcccagtttgaCCCTGTGCTCTCCCAGtttggccccgctctcccccagtttggcccagtttggcTGCGTTctctcccagtttggcccagtttgaCCCTGTGctcccccagtttggcccagtttggccccgctctcccccagtttggcccagtttgaCCCCATGCTCTCCCGGTTTGTCCCAGtttggccccgctctcccccagttTGGCCCAATTTGGCCCCGCTCTCTCCGAGTTTGGCCCAGTTTGACCCTGTGctctcccagtttggcccagtttggcCGCGTTCTCTCCCAGtttggccccgctctcccccagtttggcccagtttggcTGCGTTctctcccagtttggcccagtttgaCCCTGTGctcccccagtttggcccagtttggccccgctctcccccagtttggcccagtttgaCCCCATGCTCTCCCGGTTTGTCCCAGtttggccccgctctcccccagttTGGCCCAATTTGGCCCCGCTCTCTCCGAGTTTGGCCCAGTTTGACCCTGTGctctcccagtttggcccagtttggcCGCGTTCTCTCCCAGTTTGGCCCCGCTCTCGCCCAGTTTGGCCCACTTTGTCCCTATtctcccagtttggcccagtttggcCGCGTTctctcccagtttggcccagtttggcCCCGTTCTCCCCCAGTTTGGCCCCGTTCTCCCCCAGTTTGGCCCCGTTCTCCCCCAGTTTGGCCCCATGCTCTCCCAGTTTGGCCCACTTTGCCCCCGCTCTCCCCCAGTTTGGCCCCGTTCTCCCCCAGTTTGGCCCCATGCTTCCCCAGTTTGGCCCCGTTCTCACCCAGTTTgtcccagtttggcccagtttgaCCCCATGCTCGCCCAGtttggccccgctctcccccagtttggcccagtttgaCCCTGTGCTCTCCCAGTTTGGCCCCGCTctctcccagtttggcccagtttggccccgctctcccccagtttggcccagtttgaCCCTGTGCTCTCCCAGTTTGGCCCCGCTctctcccagtttggcccagtttggcCCCGCTCTCGCCCAGTTTGACCCCGTTctctcccagtttggcccagtttgaCCCTGTGCTCTCCCAGTTTGGCCCAAtttggccccgctctcccccagtttggcccagtttgaCCCTGTGCTCTCCCAGtttggccccgctctcccccagtttggccccgctctcccccagtttggcccagtttggccccgctctctcccagtttggcccagtttggccccgctctcccccagtttggccccgctctcccccagtttggcccagtttggccccgttctctcccagtttggcccagtttggcCCCGCTCTGACCCCGTTTGGCCCCGGCAGCTCCTGAAGCCGCTGATGGAGAAGCGTCGCCGCGAGCGCATGAACCGCAGCCTCCACCGgctccggctgctgctgctggcggccaCCCGCGACGAGGTGAGCCTCTGTCACGACTATCGCGACTATCGCGCCACTATCGCGACTATCACGCCCCTATGGCAACTGTCACGGCCCTATCGCGGCACTAGCGTGCCTCTATCGCGACTATCACACCTCTATCGTGGCTCTGTCGCGACTATCGCGGCACTATCACGCCTCCGTCACGACTATCACACCTCTGTCGCGGCTCTATCACGACTATCACTCCTCTATGACAACTATCATGGCCCTATCGCGGCACTATCGTGCCTCTATCGCGACTATCACAACTCTATCACGGCTCTGTCGCGACTATCACGGCATTATCACACCTCCGTCACGACTATCACACCTCTGTCGCAGCTCCGTCGCAACTATCGCAGCACTATCACACCTCTGTCACGACTATCACGCCTCTATCGCGGCTCTGTCGCGACGATCGCGGCACTGTCACGCCTCCGTCACGACTATCACACCTCTATCGCGGCTCTGTCGCGACTATCGCGGCACTATCACACCTCCGTCACGACTACCAGACCTCTATTGTGCCTCTGTCACGACTGTCATGGCACTATCACACCTCTGTCACGACTATCACACCTCTGTCGCGGCTCTGTCGCGACTATCGCGGCACTATCGTGCCTCTGTCACGACTGTCATGGCACTAACACAGCTCTATCATGACTATCACACCTCTATCATGACTCTCGCGGCACTATCGCGTCTCTGTTGTGACGATCACAGCACTATCACGGCTCTATCATGACTATAGCACCTCTATCGTGACTATCACGGCAGCATCACACCTCTATCACAGCCCTGTTATGACCATCACAGCACTATCGCGGCACTATCACGACTATCGCGGTGCTATCGTGGCTCTATCACAGCTCTGTCGTGACTATAGCACCTCTATCGCGACTATCACGCCTCTATCATGACTATCGCAGCGCTATCGCACCTCTATCGCGGCTCTATCATGACTATCATGGCACTATTGTGCCTCTGTTGCGACGATCGCGCCACTATCGCGACTGTTGCATTGAGCGTGAGACTATCGTGATATCCCGGCTCTGTCACGATATTATCGTGACTCTCGCAGCTCCGTCACAGCTCAACAACGACCTTCGGGGCTCCGTCCGGGCTCTCGCGGGGCGCTCTCGGGATTGTCGGAGCTATCGCGACGGTTCTGGCTCCGTCGTGATTCTCACAGCTCCAGGCAGGCTCCGTCGCGACAGTCAGGGCTCTATCGGGGGACACTCTCGTGACGTTATCGGGGCTCTATCGTGACACTATCGGGGCTCTATCACGACACTACTGTCACACTATCGGGGCTCTATCGGGGCTCTATCAGGGCTCTATCGTGACACTATCGGGGCTCTATCACGACACTAACAGCACACTATCGGGGCTCTATCGTGACACTATCAGGGCTCTATCGTGACGCTATCATGGCTCTATCACGACGCTACTGTCACAGTATCGGGGCTCTATCGTGACACTACTGTCACACTATCATGGCTCTATTGTGACACTATTGGGGCTCTATCACGACGCTACTGTCACACTATCGGGGCTCTATCGTGACACTATCAGGGCTCTATCACGACACTAATAGCACACTATTGGGGCTCTATCGTGACACTATCAGGGCTCTATCACGACACTACTGTCACACTATCGGGGCTCTATCGTGACACTATCAGGGCTCTATCGTGACACTATCAGGGCTCTATCACGACGCTACTGTCACACTATTGGGGCTCTGTCGTGACACTATTGTGGCTGTATCACGACACTACTGTCACACTATCGGGGCTCTATCACGACACTATCGGGGCTCTATCACGACACTACTGTCACACTATCGGGGCTCTATCATGACACTATCAGGGCTCTATCACGACACTACTGTCACACTATCGGGGCTCTATCGTGACACCATTGGGGCTCTATCACGACACTACTGGCACACTATCATGGCTCTATCGTGACACTATTGGGGCTCTATCGTGACACTATCAGGGCTCTATCACGACGCTACTGTCACACTATCGGGGCTCTATCGTGACACTATTGTGGCTGTATCATGACACTACTGGCACACTATCGGGGCTCTATCGTGACACTATCGTGACACTACCGTGGCTCTATCACGACTCTATCACGACACTAACAGCACACTATCGGGGCTCTATCGTGACACTATGGGGGCTCTATCACGACACTACCGTCGCACTATCGGGGCTCTATCGCGGGGGGGCCCCCCCCGCGGTTCgtgtgacgtgtgtgtgtgtgtgtgtcccttcccctcccccacccgccccccccccctctcgccgtctctctctctcccctccccccccgcccctcccccccccccccccccccactccagcgCCTCCGGAACCCCAAGGTGGAGAAGGCCGAAATCCTGCAGAAAACGGTGCAGTTCCTGCGGGCGCAGCCCCGCTCAGGtccgtgactcagtttccctcccccccaaccccaatcgggccatcccctcccctcccccaccgccctcgtcccatccccccccccccaaaacccacggCCGGGGGGGACGGGATGCGCGGGGCCGGGGTCTGGAGGGGGGTTGGCGGCGGGAGTTGGTCACCGTGTTTCTCTCCCGGCACAGAGCCCTGGGGGACGGAGGAGTTTTTCCTGCGGCGCTACCGGAGCGGCTACCGCGAATGCCTGGCCCGCGCCGCTCGTTTCCTGCAAGCCATCCCGGCCCAACCTCCCTGTCCCGTTCCCggtccggcggccgtctgccccCTGCCGCTCGCCGTCGACACCCTCGGGCCTCCCGGTCGCCATGGACTGCCCGCGCCGTCGGGCTGCCCCGGTTACCACGGTTACGGGCCCGGTTACCGCAATTTCGGGCCTACTCCGGGGCTAGTCTGGGGCCTACTCACAGGCCTGACTGCGGCCTTGGTTACCGCCCCGGCGACAGCCCTAGTTGCCCAGCCGAGAGCTCCGGTTGCCCCGGTGACAGCCCTGGTTGCCCCGGCAACAGCCCGGGTTGCCCCGGTGACAGGTCCAGGTGTCCCGGTTACCAGGGTTACGGGCCTGGTTACCACAACTTCGGGCCTACTCCGGGGCCTAGTCTGGGGCCTACTCACAGGCCTGACGGCGGCCTTGGTTACGGCCCCGGTTGCCCCAGTGATGGCCCCAGTTGCCCCGGCGATGGCCCCCGTTGCCATGGTGACAGGTCCTGGTGTCCCAGTTACCACGGTTACGGGCCCAGTCTAGGGCCTGGTCTCGGGCCTAGTCGCGGGCCTAGCGCGGGGTCCCAGCACGGCGGCCCCCGCGATGGCGGCCACGAGGACTCACGGCGAGGCCGCGCCAAGGAGGAGGCGCCGCCGGGGGACGGCGAGGGGCTGCCGGGGCCTCCCCGCCATGTCTGGAGACCCTGGCCCTGAGCCGCCGCCcggggttgggggagggggggcgcagCGGGGAAGAtgggggggacaccgtggggggAGGACACGACGGGGGGGGCTGGTATACTGGGAGGAGAGGTGCTTTTAACTGGTGTTACTGGGTTTTaactggtgttactgggaggACAGTTGCTTTTAACGGGTGTTACTGGGTTTTAGCTGGTGTTACTGGGAGGAGAGGTGCTTTTAACTGGTGTTACTGGGTTTTAGCTGGTGTTACTGGGGGGACAGGTGGTTTTAATTGGTGTTACTGGGAGGACAGGTGGTTTTAACGGGTGTTACTGGGGGGACAGGTGCTTTTaactggtgttactgggaggACAGGTGTCTTTAACTGGTGTTACTGGGGGGACAGGTGCTTTTaactggtgttactgggaggACAGGTGGTTTTAACGGGTGTTACTGGGGGGACAGGTGGGTTTAACTGGTGTTACTGGGTATTAGCGGGTGTTACTGGGGGGGACCGGTGTCTTTAACGGGTGTTACTGGGAGGACAGGTGGGTTTAACTGGTGTTACTGGGTTTTAACGGGTGTTACTGGGGGGACAGGTGGGTTTAACTGGTGTTACTGGGGGGACCGGTGGTTTTaactggtgttactgggaggACAGGTGTCTTTAATGGGTGTTACTGGGAGGATGGGTGCTTTTAACTGGTGTTAAAACTGGGGGACAGGTGCTTTTAACTGGTATTACTGGGAGGACAGGTGTCCTTAACTGGTGTTACTGTGGGGACAGGTGTGTTTTAACGGGTGTTACTGGGGGGACAGGTGGGTTTAACTGGTGTTACTGGGTTTTAATGGGTGTTACTGCGGGGACGGATGGGTTTAACTGGTGTTACTGGGTTTTAACTGGTGTTACTGGGGGGACAGGTGGGTTTAACTGGTGTTACTGGGTTTTAACGGGTGTTACTGGGGGGAGGGGTGGGTTTGACTGGTAGAGCGGGCAGACGGCGGCGTTTGGTGCTGGGAGGAGGGCGGCTTTCCCAGTGGTGGACTGGGAGGACGAGGGCATTTCCCAGTttcgccccggccccgggcgttgaaaaaaaacaacccaaactccGGTTTTCCCAGCAGCTGTCGCTGGTCCTCAAAGGGAAGGGATTTGCCCCAAAACGAGCAGCCCGAGGTCCTGGAGGCCCaggattcggggggggggggggggggggggggggggcaggatctTAAGG
This region includes:
- the LOC141736794 gene encoding transcription factor HES-4-like, whose amino-acid sequence is MSSAAEPRGDRKLLKPLMEKRRRERMNRSLHRLRLLLLAATRDERLRNPKVEKAEILQKTVQFLRAQPRSEPWGTEEFFLRRYRSGYRECLARAARFLQAIPAQPPCPVPGPAAVCPLPLAVDTLGPPGRHGLPAPSGCPGYHGYGPGYRNFGPTPGLVWGLLTGLTAALVTAPATALVAQPRAPVAPVTALVAPATARVAPVTGPGVPVTRVTGLVTTTSGLLRGLVWGLLTGLTAALVTAPVAPVMAPVAPAMAPVAMVTGPGVPVTTVTGPV